A genomic stretch from Sporocytophaga myxococcoides includes:
- a CDS encoding YebC/PmpR family DNA-binding transcriptional regulator, whose translation MGRAFEFRKARKMKRWGQMAKTFTRIGKDIAMAVKSGGPDPTTNSRLRALIQNAKAANMPKDNVERAIKKASSKEQEDYKEVVYEGYGPYGIAIVVETATDNPTRTVASVRSYFTRSGGSLGTTGSLDFLFERKCIFKIKSREDIDIEELELELIDFGADEIGADENEIVIYGTFDAYGKIQQFLEEKGYEVISSDFERIPTDTKELTEEQEAEIEKLLGKFEEDDDVQNVFHNMK comes from the coding sequence ATGGGAAGAGCATTTGAATTCCGGAAAGCCCGAAAAATGAAAAGATGGGGACAAATGGCGAAGACATTTACCAGAATCGGTAAAGACATTGCCATGGCTGTAAAATCTGGTGGCCCCGACCCTACTACCAACTCAAGACTCCGTGCTTTGATCCAGAATGCCAAAGCTGCAAACATGCCTAAAGACAATGTAGAAAGGGCGATAAAAAAGGCTTCTTCTAAAGAACAGGAAGATTATAAAGAAGTGGTATATGAAGGTTATGGTCCTTATGGAATTGCAATTGTAGTTGAGACTGCCACTGATAACCCCACAAGAACCGTTGCCAGTGTCAGAAGCTATTTCACAAGAAGCGGCGGATCACTTGGTACTACGGGCTCTCTTGATTTCCTTTTTGAAAGAAAATGTATCTTTAAAATCAAAAGCAGAGAAGATATTGATATTGAAGAGCTGGAACTGGAACTGATTGACTTCGGTGCAGATGAAATAGGTGCGGATGAGAATGAAATTGTTATATACGGCACATTTGATGCTTATGGGAAAATCCAGCAATTTCTTGAGGAAAAAGGTTATGAAGTGATTAGTTCTGACTTTGAAAGGATTCCTACAGATACCAAAGAATTAACAGAAGAACAGGAAGCAGAAATTGAAAAACTCCTTGGTAAATTTGAAGAGGATGATGATGTTCAAAACGTTTTTCATAATATGAAATAA
- a CDS encoding DUF4290 domain-containing protein translates to MEIPDPSTGIVLKEYGRNIQKLVDFVISIPDREERGRYAKTLIELMKQINPNMRDTQDFGKLWDHLYIMSDFKLDVETPFPMPEKSLLGKKPMTVGYNNNLLYYKHYGKNIELLIAKALQLEDKDEQEAAIIYIGKLMKRFYQTWNKENITDDIIIEQLITMSKNKLPINAEKIKANNLFDSQVKEMREPKNSSQSGGGSNGNGYKREFRSRDSNSRDNSREYRDNRGDNRDNKYSKDKRRKN, encoded by the coding sequence ATGGAGATACCAGATCCTTCAACAGGCATTGTTTTAAAAGAATACGGAAGAAATATTCAAAAGCTTGTTGATTTTGTGATAAGCATACCAGACCGCGAAGAGAGAGGACGTTATGCGAAAACGCTTATCGAGCTAATGAAACAGATTAATCCAAACATGAGAGATACCCAGGATTTCGGAAAGCTCTGGGACCACCTTTATATCATGTCTGATTTTAAACTCGATGTAGAAACCCCTTTCCCTATGCCGGAGAAATCATTGCTTGGGAAAAAACCAATGACCGTTGGCTATAATAATAATTTGCTTTATTATAAACATTACGGAAAAAATATAGAATTGCTTATAGCGAAAGCTTTGCAACTGGAAGATAAAGACGAACAAGAAGCTGCTATAATATATATAGGTAAGCTTATGAAGAGATTTTATCAGACCTGGAATAAGGAAAACATTACCGACGATATCATCATTGAACAACTTATAACAATGTCCAAGAATAAGTTGCCTATCAATGCCGAAAAAATTAAAGCTAATAATCTTTTCGATTCTCAGGTTAAAGAAATGCGTGAGCCGAAAAACAGCAGCCAAAGTGGAGGCGGTTCCAATGGTAATGGATACAAAAGAGAATTCCGTAGCAGAGATAGCAACAGTAGAGACAACAGCAGAGAATACAGGGACAACAGAGGAGATAACAGAGACAATAAATACTCTAAGGATAAAAGAAGAAAAAACTAA
- the gldF gene encoding gliding motility-associated ABC transporter permease subunit GldF, which yields MLSIFRKEINSFFNSLIAYLVISVFLTLIGLFLWVFPESSVFEFGFADLESLFAYGPIAFLLLIPAITMRTFAEEKREGTMELLLTRPVKDWEIILGKYLSSLALVLFSLMPTLIYYYSVYHLGSPVGNIDSAAVFSSYIGLFLLGAVFTSIGIFASAITRNQIVAFIIAVLLCYTLYDGMARAASVNFWAAQANILVKLGLSYHYEALSRGLIDSRNVLYFLSIIFIMLLSTRLVLGSRKW from the coding sequence GTGTTAAGCATCTTTAGAAAAGAAATAAACAGTTTTTTTAATTCACTGATAGCCTACCTTGTCATCAGTGTGTTTCTTACATTAATTGGATTGTTCCTTTGGGTTTTTCCGGAAAGCAGTGTATTTGAGTTTGGTTTTGCGGACCTGGAAAGTCTTTTTGCATATGGTCCAATTGCCTTTCTGCTGCTGATTCCTGCAATTACTATGAGAACTTTTGCAGAAGAAAAAAGAGAAGGGACTATGGAGTTATTGCTAACGAGGCCGGTAAAAGATTGGGAAATTATATTAGGTAAATATTTGTCAAGTCTGGCTTTAGTGCTCTTTAGTCTTATGCCAACATTAATTTATTATTATTCAGTTTATCATCTTGGAAGTCCGGTTGGAAATATAGATTCGGCAGCTGTATTTTCATCTTATATTGGTTTGTTTTTACTTGGAGCTGTATTTACTTCTATTGGGATATTTGCATCAGCCATCACTAGAAATCAGATTGTAGCCTTTATAATTGCGGTATTACTTTGCTATACTCTCTATGATGGAATGGCAAGGGCTGCATCAGTAAACTTCTGGGCAGCGCAAGCCAATATTCTTGTAAAGCTCGGGTTAAGTTATCATTATGAAGCATTGAGCAGGGGATTAATAGATTCCAGAAATGTTCTGTATTTCCTAAGTATAATTTTTATAATGCTTCTTTCAACAAGATTGGTTTTAGGTAGCAGAAAATGGTAA
- the murA gene encoding UDP-N-acetylglucosamine 1-carboxyvinyltransferase — translation MASFEIIGGKRLKGDIYPQGAKNEALQILCAVLLTPEPVTIHNVPDIIDVNKLIELLKDFGVKVEKTGESTYLFEAKNVNIAFLETDSFKKKAAALRGSIMILGPLLARFGKAKMPKPGGDKIGRRRLDTHFLGFEQLGAKFSYDSGDSFYQIDASNLKGCYMLLDEASVTGTANVVMAAVLAKGKTTIYNAACEPYLQQLCSMLNRMGAKISGIGSNLLTIEGVDSLGGTAHTILPDMIEIGSFIGMAGMTSSEVTIKNCRIDMLGIIPTIFRRLGIKMEFRGDDIHIPSQDSYEIETFIDGSILTISDAIWPGFTPDLMSIALVVATQAKGSALIHQKMFESRLFFVDKLIDMGAQIILCDPHRATVIGLNKQIPLRGIQMTSPDIRAGVALLIAALSANGKSTIHNIEQIDRGYQNIDTRLNALGAEIRRIS, via the coding sequence ATGGCTTCATTTGAAATTATCGGTGGTAAACGTCTTAAAGGAGACATTTATCCTCAGGGAGCAAAAAACGAAGCGCTTCAGATCCTTTGTGCTGTTTTATTAACTCCGGAACCTGTTACTATTCATAATGTACCGGACATTATTGATGTTAACAAACTTATTGAATTGTTAAAAGATTTTGGTGTAAAAGTAGAAAAGACTGGAGAATCCACTTATCTGTTTGAAGCCAAAAATGTAAATATTGCCTTTTTAGAAACTGATTCTTTTAAAAAGAAAGCTGCAGCGCTAAGAGGCTCCATAATGATCCTTGGTCCGCTATTAGCAAGATTTGGGAAAGCCAAAATGCCCAAGCCGGGAGGTGATAAAATCGGACGCCGCAGACTAGATACCCACTTTCTGGGTTTTGAACAATTAGGTGCAAAATTCTCCTATGATTCCGGAGATAGTTTTTATCAAATTGATGCAAGTAATCTAAAAGGATGCTATATGCTCCTTGACGAAGCATCCGTAACAGGAACTGCCAACGTTGTGATGGCTGCTGTTCTTGCCAAAGGCAAAACCACCATATACAATGCAGCCTGCGAACCATACCTGCAACAGCTATGCTCTATGCTAAACCGCATGGGTGCGAAAATCAGCGGTATCGGTTCCAATCTTCTTACTATAGAAGGTGTGGATTCTTTAGGAGGTACTGCACATACTATACTTCCAGATATGATCGAAATAGGAAGTTTTATCGGTATGGCAGGAATGACCAGTTCTGAAGTCACAATAAAGAATTGCAGAATTGATATGTTGGGAATTATCCCGACCATATTCAGACGACTTGGTATTAAAATGGAATTCAGAGGGGATGATATTCATATCCCTTCTCAGGATAGCTATGAAATAGAAACATTTATTGATGGCTCTATACTTACAATATCTGATGCAATTTGGCCAGGATTTACACCTGACCTTATGAGTATTGCATTGGTTGTGGCTACCCAGGCAAAAGGTTCTGCACTGATACATCAGAAAATGTTTGAAAGCAGACTTTTCTTTGTTGACAAACTGATAGATATGGGAGCACAGATAATTCTATGCGATCCACACAGGGCTACAGTAATTGGGCTTAATAAACAAATTCCTCTTCGAGGAATACAGATGACATCTCCTGATATCAGAGCTGGAGTGGCTTTATTGATCGCTGCTTTATCTGCCAATGGCAAAAGTACTATACACAATATAGAACAAATAGACAGAGGTTATCAGAATATTGATACCAGGCTGAATGCACTTGGAGCTGAAATAAGAAGAATTTCTTAA
- a CDS encoding SDR family oxidoreductase — translation MNLKDKIAIVTGASKGVGLEIVKVLLEKGVKVAGWSRTAPDYKHDHFRFYATDVGNIDSVNGSYNATIKDFGENISILINNAGLGYAGLIEEMPVEEWKEMFDTNVHGVFFCSQMVVQKMKELGEGHIVNIASIAGKEGIEKFAGYCGTKFAVRGISQSMYKELRDYGVKVTCIVPGSIHTNFFDSIDSISVHPNMMRPEDIAGAVLYSLETSENFHPVELEFRPLMPKGRKSI, via the coding sequence ATGAATTTAAAGGATAAAATTGCTATTGTCACTGGAGCGAGTAAAGGTGTGGGACTTGAAATAGTAAAAGTATTGTTGGAAAAAGGTGTAAAGGTTGCCGGATGGAGCAGAACTGCTCCCGATTATAAACACGATCATTTTAGATTTTATGCTACGGATGTCGGAAATATAGATTCTGTAAATGGATCTTACAATGCAACTATTAAAGATTTTGGAGAAAATATTAGTATTCTGATTAACAATGCCGGGTTGGGTTATGCAGGTCTGATTGAAGAAATGCCAGTTGAAGAATGGAAAGAAATGTTTGATACCAATGTCCATGGAGTCTTTTTCTGCTCTCAGATGGTAGTGCAGAAAATGAAAGAGTTGGGCGAGGGGCATATTGTTAATATTGCATCAATTGCAGGTAAAGAAGGCATTGAAAAATTTGCGGGGTATTGCGGGACTAAATTTGCTGTCAGGGGTATTTCTCAGTCTATGTATAAAGAACTCAGGGATTATGGCGTAAAGGTGACTTGTATTGTACCCGGTTCTATTCATACCAATTTCTTTGATTCAATAGATTCAATTAGTGTGCATCCGAATATGATGAGGCCTGAAGATATTGCCGGGGCTGTTCTATATTCCTTGGAAACCTCGGAAAATTTTCACCCTGTAGAGTTGGAATTCAGACCATTAATGCCTAAAGGCAGGAAGTCAATTTAA
- the dnaN gene encoding DNA polymerase III subunit beta — translation MKFVVSSSALLKQLTAINGVITTNPVVPILENFLFEVSVGKLTVYASDLQTSMITEIVVESKEKGNIAVPAKILLDTLKNLPEQPVTFTIDEETYSIEISSDNGRYKLSGENATDFPRVPAVKNGYAVDVPSDILTRAISSTIFAASNDELKPQMTGVFINISDANTTFVATDGHRLIRYRRADIASESQNTLLIPKKALNLLKASLPTDNTLVKMEFNASNAFFSFANIKMICRLIDERFPDYENAIPANNPNKLTINRQDLLNSLKRISIYANKTTHQVRLKIAGSELQISAEDLDFSNEANERLSCEYEGDDMEIGFNAKFLIEMLNNLDCEAIDINLSAPNRAGILNPAKKDKNEDVLMLVMPVMLNNYV, via the coding sequence ATGAAATTTGTTGTTTCTTCAAGTGCCCTTCTTAAACAATTGACTGCGATCAATGGGGTTATCACCACTAATCCGGTTGTGCCGATTTTGGAAAATTTCCTGTTTGAGGTTTCTGTGGGCAAACTTACTGTTTATGCTTCAGATCTTCAGACTTCCATGATTACAGAAATTGTGGTGGAGTCTAAAGAAAAAGGAAATATTGCAGTACCTGCCAAAATACTTCTTGATACACTTAAGAACCTTCCGGAGCAGCCAGTAACCTTTACAATTGACGAAGAAACCTATAGCATTGAAATCAGCTCTGATAATGGAAGGTATAAACTATCAGGTGAAAATGCGACTGATTTTCCTAGGGTGCCTGCTGTTAAAAACGGGTATGCCGTAGATGTTCCATCAGACATTCTGACAAGGGCTATTTCAAGTACGATTTTCGCAGCTAGCAACGATGAGTTAAAACCTCAGATGACTGGAGTTTTCATCAATATTTCAGATGCAAATACAACATTTGTAGCAACTGATGGCCACAGACTGATCAGGTACAGAAGAGCAGATATTGCTTCTGAAAGTCAAAATACGCTGTTAATACCAAAGAAAGCTCTTAACCTTCTTAAAGCATCTCTTCCTACTGACAATACTCTTGTCAAGATGGAGTTCAATGCATCCAACGCTTTCTTCAGCTTTGCCAATATCAAGATGATCTGCCGCCTTATCGACGAGCGTTTCCCTGATTATGAGAATGCAATTCCTGCAAATAATCCGAATAAACTAACGATCAACAGACAGGATTTGCTTAATTCATTAAAACGTATCTCTATTTATGCAAACAAGACTACACATCAGGTGCGTCTTAAAATTGCAGGTAGTGAGTTACAGATTTCAGCTGAAGATCTTGATTTCAGCAATGAAGCAAATGAAAGGTTGTCCTGTGAATATGAAGGAGACGATATGGAAATCGGGTTTAATGCAAAATTCCTTATTGAAATGCTGAATAACCTTGATTGTGAAGCTATTGATATTAATCTGTCAGCTCCGAATAGAGCGGGTATACTAAATCCGGCTAAAAAAGATAAGAACGAAGATGTACTTATGCTTGTAATGCCGGTGATGCTTAATAACTATGTATAA
- a CDS encoding acyloxyacyl hydrolase, translating to MHLLKFHFLLIIFSLQCFVVAAQDKAPATKYALSLNYHYGFLMKHGDEMGHLANQRPLKLELDFKIQTDGSKGWQVNNNYPVVGYSLNYIHFDPNKPVGDALGLILYYGKAFFRTPKSELRWRIGVGPGIVFRKFDIVKNNKDNITGSTFNYCLNGAVNFSSIISKRLIFNAGIGLFHLSNGAMKIPNLGMNIPAVYAGLGFTSKKQVTFDAPEPERKKRSNSLNLSIGGGFKAIKPIGGSRYFAGVFSAYYDLGINSRTCLNLGYDFIYDYSAKAEIKRGTYDKKLVNGNYMRHGVALGFHYFISQVSFVGQCGYYVYDPLKRYKPLYQRYTIKYNFTDAISAGIALKAHFGQAELVEWTVGYTLK from the coding sequence ATGCATTTATTGAAATTTCACTTTTTGCTCATCATTTTTTCCCTCCAATGTTTCGTTGTGGCCGCACAGGATAAAGCACCAGCTACAAAATATGCCCTTTCATTGAATTATCATTATGGATTTCTGATGAAACATGGGGATGAAATGGGGCATCTTGCCAATCAAAGACCACTAAAACTTGAACTCGATTTCAAAATACAAACAGATGGAAGCAAAGGCTGGCAGGTCAATAATAACTATCCTGTTGTAGGGTACTCATTAAACTACATTCATTTTGATCCGAACAAGCCTGTCGGCGACGCTTTAGGCTTAATCCTATATTATGGCAAAGCATTTTTCAGAACTCCTAAAAGTGAGCTAAGATGGAGAATAGGTGTAGGTCCGGGAATTGTATTCCGAAAGTTTGACATTGTAAAAAACAATAAAGACAATATCACAGGAAGTACTTTTAATTATTGTCTTAATGGAGCCGTAAATTTCAGTTCAATAATTTCAAAAAGATTAATTTTCAATGCAGGAATCGGATTGTTTCATTTAAGTAATGGAGCAATGAAGATACCTAATCTGGGAATGAATATACCTGCTGTCTATGCAGGTTTGGGTTTCACTTCCAAGAAACAGGTTACATTTGATGCTCCTGAACCTGAAAGAAAAAAAAGGTCCAATTCCTTAAACTTGTCAATTGGAGGAGGATTTAAGGCAATAAAGCCTATTGGAGGATCAAGATATTTTGCAGGAGTATTTTCTGCTTACTACGATCTTGGCATTAACTCACGCACCTGCCTTAATCTTGGATACGATTTCATTTATGACTACTCTGCAAAGGCCGAAATCAAGAGAGGTACCTATGATAAGAAACTTGTAAATGGTAATTATATGAGACATGGTGTCGCATTAGGATTTCATTATTTTATAAGCCAGGTATCCTTTGTTGGTCAGTGTGGGTATTATGTTTATGATCCATTAAAAAGATATAAACCTCTTTATCAACGTTATACTATCAAATATAATTTTACTGATGCAATCAGTGCCGGAATAGCGCTCAAAGCCCATTTCGGCCAGGCAGAGTTAGTTGAATGGACGGTTGGTTATACATTAAAATGA
- the gldA gene encoding gliding motility-associated ABC transporter ATP-binding subunit GldA, whose protein sequence is MSLKVQELTKIYGEQKAVDHISFEAGKGEILGFLGPNGAGKSTTMKIATCYIPPTSGVVTVAGYDVVESPLEVRKNVGYLPEHNPLYLDMYVHEYLEFIGSLHALKGSKLKGRVQEMVEMTGLTLEQNKKLGALSKGYRQRVGLAQAMIHEPQVLILDEPTTGLDPNQILEIRSLIKNIGKEKTVLFSTHIMQEVQALCDRVVIINRGKIVADSRVSELKGLQTSGKKIIVEFSGAIEVEYLKSLSGVNEVNYLAGGKYELYSSGENDVRGAIFKLASERNWALIGLNQEEHSLENIFRDLTGKKNDSI, encoded by the coding sequence GTGAGTTTAAAGGTACAGGAGTTAACTAAAATTTATGGCGAGCAGAAAGCTGTAGACCATATCAGTTTCGAGGCTGGTAAAGGGGAAATACTTGGGTTTCTGGGACCCAATGGAGCAGGTAAATCTACAACAATGAAAATTGCTACTTGCTACATTCCTCCTACATCGGGAGTTGTTACAGTAGCCGGGTATGACGTTGTGGAATCTCCTTTGGAGGTGAGAAAGAATGTCGGATATCTGCCAGAGCACAATCCTCTTTACCTCGATATGTATGTGCACGAATACCTTGAGTTTATAGGTTCTCTCCATGCTTTAAAAGGAAGTAAGCTTAAAGGAAGGGTTCAGGAAATGGTGGAAATGACTGGGTTGACTTTAGAACAGAATAAAAAACTTGGGGCCTTGTCAAAAGGGTATCGTCAAAGGGTAGGCCTTGCACAGGCCATGATTCACGAACCTCAGGTGCTTATACTTGATGAGCCTACCACTGGTCTGGATCCAAATCAGATTCTTGAAATCAGAAGTCTTATTAAGAATATAGGTAAAGAAAAAACAGTTCTTTTTTCTACACACATTATGCAGGAAGTACAGGCACTATGTGACAGAGTGGTGATTATTAACAGAGGAAAAATTGTTGCCGATAGTCGTGTTAGTGAGTTGAAAGGACTTCAGACCTCAGGTAAAAAGATCATTGTAGAATTTTCAGGTGCAATAGAAGTAGAATATCTAAAGTCTCTATCCGGTGTAAATGAGGTAAATTATTTAGCAGGAGGGAAGTATGAGTTGTATTCTTCAGGAGAAAATGATGTAAGAGGAGCTATTTTTAAATTAGCATCTGAGAGGAACTGGGCTCTGATAGGCTTAAATCAGGAAGAGCATTCTCTTGAAAATATCTTCAGAGACCTTACCGGAAAGAAGAATGATTCCATATAA
- the gldG gene encoding gliding motility-associated ABC transporter substrate-binding protein GldG yields the protein MNLKKFDIIRFLLLLGTVIFINIFFSEHFFRLDLTQDKRYTISPSTKEKLKNLNEQIFVDVFLDGDLNPDYSRLRRSIKETLEEFRAYSGDKIVYRFTDPNAIEDKRLREQFYSQLIQKGVQYKYDLVQQGGAREEKIVFPSALISMGDKETPIMFLKGSKILPMAQQLNQSVEGVEYELMAAIRKLNSEVTKSVAFTEGHGELSAGETGDISTALSEFYNVERTVITDSSKLSNYKALIIAGPTKPFSEKEKFILDQYVVKGGRILFFIDQLNLNKDSLVSGVTYGFSYNLGLEDLLFKYGVRINDDLIQDLNCALLKVEVPGGQSEMVSWPYFPIFYNFGKQPVVKNLDAVLGRYVSSIDTVKAQGITKIPLIFTSKNTRLIKAPLPVDLNEARKNLDPKDFNVGMLPVAYLLEGQFESVYKNRPSPIAGVQVIKQDSSSKIIVVSDADFIRNEIDKTRNQPIPLGYDPDLKYLFSNKEFIMNAVDYLMDEPIVAAKGKEIQLRPLDKNKLAEEKTYWQIVNLVVPIVLLVVFGVSRYYLRKRKYTSFR from the coding sequence ATGAATTTAAAGAAGTTTGATATTATCCGGTTCCTGTTGCTTTTAGGAACTGTTATATTTATTAATATATTTTTTTCAGAGCATTTCTTCAGACTGGATCTTACTCAGGATAAGAGGTACACCATTAGTCCCTCCACTAAAGAAAAACTTAAAAATCTTAACGAACAGATATTTGTTGATGTCTTTCTTGATGGAGATTTGAATCCTGATTATTCCAGGCTTAGAAGATCCATCAAAGAAACGCTGGAAGAGTTTAGGGCTTATTCAGGAGATAAGATCGTTTACAGATTTACAGATCCGAATGCAATTGAAGATAAGAGACTTCGTGAACAGTTTTATTCCCAGTTGATTCAGAAGGGGGTACAGTACAAATATGATCTTGTACAACAGGGCGGTGCTAGAGAAGAGAAAATTGTTTTTCCTTCTGCTCTGATCTCAATGGGTGATAAAGAAACTCCCATAATGTTCCTGAAGGGAAGTAAAATTTTACCAATGGCTCAGCAACTGAATCAGTCGGTAGAAGGAGTTGAATATGAATTGATGGCAGCTATCAGAAAGCTTAACAGTGAAGTTACCAAATCAGTGGCATTTACAGAAGGGCATGGGGAGCTTTCAGCAGGGGAGACCGGTGATATTTCTACAGCGCTTAGTGAATTTTATAATGTAGAAAGAACGGTTATTACTGATTCATCAAAACTTAGTAATTACAAAGCTCTGATCATTGCAGGCCCGACAAAGCCTTTTTCTGAAAAGGAAAAATTCATACTTGATCAGTATGTTGTTAAAGGCGGAAGAATATTGTTCTTTATTGATCAATTGAATTTAAATAAAGATAGTCTTGTATCAGGAGTTACTTATGGTTTCTCATATAATCTAGGGCTTGAAGATTTGCTTTTCAAGTATGGTGTAAGGATTAATGATGACTTAATACAGGATCTGAATTGTGCATTGTTGAAAGTTGAAGTTCCGGGAGGTCAGTCTGAAATGGTGTCCTGGCCTTACTTTCCTATCTTTTATAATTTCGGAAAACAACCAGTTGTTAAAAATCTGGATGCAGTATTAGGGCGATATGTCAGTTCCATTGATACAGTAAAGGCACAAGGGATAACCAAAATTCCATTGATTTTTACATCAAAGAATACAAGACTGATAAAGGCTCCACTTCCTGTAGATCTAAATGAGGCACGGAAGAACCTTGATCCGAAAGACTTTAATGTTGGAATGTTACCTGTCGCATATCTTTTAGAAGGTCAATTCGAATCGGTTTATAAAAACAGACCTTCTCCTATAGCAGGTGTTCAGGTTATTAAACAAGATAGTTCCAGTAAAATCATAGTAGTGTCAGATGCGGATTTTATCAGAAACGAAATTGACAAAACGAGGAACCAACCGATACCATTGGGATATGATCCTGATTTAAAATATTTGTTTTCCAATAAAGAGTTTATAATGAATGCAGTAGATTATCTGATGGACGAACCAATCGTTGCTGCAAAAGGCAAAGAAATACAACTAAGACCTTTGGATAAAAATAAACTTGCAGAAGAGAAGACTTACTGGCAGATTGTGAATCTTGTGGTGCCTATCGTCCTTCTTGTTGTTTTTGGAGTCAGCAGATACTATTTGAGAAAGAGAAAATATACAAGCTTTAGATAA
- a CDS encoding GIN domain-containing protein, translated as MKNSGLLYIAIISAILLSCNKEDSWDCVKSTGKIAQERRIVKGSFFIRIEDNINLIFKNNLGDTIIVEAGENLLKKITTDHDGTYLKIKNNNTCNWVRTYKKDIKVFIDAVKFKDFFFMGYGTVSNEGILKKDKLFIHNYSNTDINLNVDLEYLWLDMDMLGNVSITGNTKEFYGINYGSGQLKVNTLNSKIVSLTNQGPGMSYVFSDSIFYSTIKGTGNVYYSGNPKIIGTHRQGSGEFIPQ; from the coding sequence ATGAAAAATTCAGGTTTATTATATATCGCTATTATATCAGCTATTCTCTTATCCTGCAATAAAGAAGATAGCTGGGATTGTGTAAAGAGCACTGGCAAAATTGCCCAGGAAAGAAGGATAGTCAAAGGAAGTTTTTTTATAAGAATCGAAGACAATATCAATCTTATCTTTAAAAATAATCTAGGTGATACAATAATTGTCGAAGCTGGTGAAAATCTGTTAAAAAAAATAACAACGGATCATGATGGTACTTATTTGAAAATAAAAAACAACAATACCTGCAATTGGGTCAGAACCTATAAAAAAGACATAAAAGTCTTTATTGATGCGGTAAAATTTAAGGACTTTTTTTTTATGGGATATGGTACGGTGAGCAATGAAGGTATACTAAAAAAAGATAAACTATTCATTCATAATTACTCTAACACAGATATAAATTTAAATGTTGATCTTGAATATCTCTGGCTAGACATGGATATGCTTGGCAATGTATCCATAACAGGTAATACAAAGGAATTTTATGGTATTAATTATGGATCAGGGCAGTTAAAAGTAAATACACTTAATAGTAAGATCGTTTCTCTGACTAATCAAGGCCCCGGCATGAGTTATGTGTTTTCCGACAGCATTTTTTATTCTACCATTAAAGGAACAGGAAACGTCTACTATAGTGGCAATCCTAAGATAATTGGTACTCACAGGCAAGGTTCAGGAGAATTTATCCCACAATAA